DNA sequence from the Actinacidiphila yeochonensis CN732 genome:
CGACTTCGCCCGGCTGCTCGAACGGTTCAACGACGACTTCGCCGAGCACCATGTGCGCCCCGCCTGCGCCCACCCGCACGGCCACGGCCACAGCCACGGCCCCGGCGGCCCCCTCGCGGGCCGCCCCACAGACCACTCCGGCTCGGAGGACGGCCACCACGGCCACACCCCCGAACCCGCCGGACACCCGCTTCCGCACCACCGTCGGGCCCGTAGCACGGGTCAGATCCAGGAGAACCCCTAAGTGAGCAGCAGCAGCCGGACCACACCAGCGTCCGGACCCGACTCGGGACCCGGTCGCGGAAAGGCACCCGCCTCCTCGACCGCGTCGGCCGCGGAGATCCCCGGCGGCCTGTCCCACCGCCAGATCCTGACCATCCTCAGCGGCCTGATGCTGGGCATGTTCCTCGCGTCGCTGGACCAGACGATCGTCAGCACGGCGATCCGGACCATAGCCGACGACCTGCACGGCCTGAACCAGCAGGCGTGGACCACCACGGCCTACCTGATCACCTCGACCATCGCGACCCCGCTGTACGGCAAGCTCTCCGACATCTACGGGCGCAAGCCGTTCTTCCTCACCGCGATCAGCGTGTTCATCGTCGGCTCGGTGATGTGCACCTTCTCGACGTCGATGATCGAGCTGGCCGTGTTCCGCGCCTTCCAGGGCATCGGCGCCGGCGGTCTGATGTCGCTGGCGCTGGCGATCATCGGCGACATCGTGCCGCCGCGTGAACGCGCCCGGTACCAGGGCTACATCCTCGCCGTCTTCGCCACCTCCAGCGTGGCCGGTCCGCTGGTCGGCGGCTTCCTCGCCGGTACGACCAGCATCCTGGGCATCTCCGGCTGGCGCTGGGTGTTCCTGGTGAACGTGCCGATCGGCATCGTCGCGCTCTTCGTCGTCGCGAAGGTCCTCAACGTCCCGCACACCCGGCGTGACCACCGCATCGACTGGTGGGGCGCGCTGACCATCGTGCTCGGTGTGGTGCCGCTGCTGCTCGTCGCCGAGCAGGGCGAGTCCTGGGGCTGGCTGTCGGGCGGCGCCATCGCCTGCTACCTGATCGGCGTCCTCGGCATCATCTCCTGGATCTTCGTCGAGAACCGGATGGGCGACGAGGCCCTGATCCCGATGCGGCTCTTCCGCAACAAGGTCTTCAGCCGCACCAGCCTGCTCAGCCTGATCGTCGGCATGGTGATGTTCGGCGGCCTGCTGATGATCCCGCAGTACCTGCAGATCGTGAAGGGCGCGAGCCCGACCAAGTCGGGTCTGCTGATGCTGCCGCTGATGCTCGGCATGATGGCCGCCTCG
Encoded proteins:
- a CDS encoding MDR family MFS transporter, which codes for MSSSSRTTPASGPDSGPGRGKAPASSTASAAEIPGGLSHRQILTILSGLMLGMFLASLDQTIVSTAIRTIADDLHGLNQQAWTTTAYLITSTIATPLYGKLSDIYGRKPFFLTAISVFIVGSVMCTFSTSMIELAVFRAFQGIGAGGLMSLALAIIGDIVPPRERARYQGYILAVFATSSVAGPLVGGFLAGTTSILGISGWRWVFLVNVPIGIVALFVVAKVLNVPHTRRDHRIDWWGALTIVLGVVPLLLVAEQGESWGWLSGGAIACYLIGVLGIISWIFVENRMGDEALIPMRLFRNKVFSRTSLLSLIVGMVMFGGLLMIPQYLQIVKGASPTKSGLLMLPLMLGMMAASITAGQFTSRTGRYKIFPVIGTALMCVTMLLFHFEVQWNTPLPPTMAYMALMGIGLGLTMQTLVLSVQNAVPPQDMGTATASATFFRQLGGTAGTAIFLSILFSSVGSKITSAIGRAHSHPDFQAAVKANPNAISPSTVKNVVTDSSFLNKLDPALAAPFKQGFADSMHLVFIIVAGVALVAFLLTLWIKEVPLRRLSGAQARAQAEAELAAATEL